The Tolypothrix sp. NIES-4075 genomic interval CTACAACCAAGATTTAAGCGTTTCAACGCTTACTACTTTAACAATCGTAGTAAAGAGCAAATTCGTAAGGATGAGGACGCAGACGCATTGGGTTGACTTCGTTATCTAGCTTGTAAGAAATCCAAGTTTGAATGAAGTCTTCGGTAAACACACCTGGTTCTGTTAAGAAAGCGTGATCGTTCTCTAGTGCTTCCAATGCCAATTCCAAAGAACCGGGTGTGGAAGGAACTTTAGCCAGTTCTTCTGGGGAGAGTTCATAGATATTCTTATCTAGAGGTTCACCAGGATCGATTTTGTTCTTGATACCATCTAAGCCAGCACAAAGCATCGCAGCGAATGCTAAGTAAGGGTTAGATGTTGCATCCGGACAACGGAATTCTAAGCGCTTTGCTTTGGGGTTATTGCCGGCAAGAGGAATCCGTACAGAAGCAGAACGGTTGCCTTGGGAATAAGCTAAGTTTACAGGTGCTTCATAACCAGGTACTAAGCGCTTGTAAGAGTTGGTAGTGGGGTTGGTAATTGCTAACAGTGCGGGTGCGTGTCTGAGGATACCACCAATGTAATGCAGCGCCATTTCGCTCAAACCAGCGTATTTATCGCCTGCAAATAAAGGTTGACCATCTTTCCAGATAGACTGGTGACAGTGCATCCCAGAACCGTTATCGCCGAAGATTGGCTTGGGCATGAAGGTAACGGTTTTGCCGTATTTCTTGGCAACGTTCTTGATGACATATTTGTAAGTCATCAGCCAGTCAGCAGCTTCGATTAACTTACCAAAGCGGAAGCCGAGTTCGCACTGTCCACCGGTAGCGACTTCGTGGTGTTGCTTTTCAATGGGTACGCCGCATTTTGCCATTGTTAGAAGCATTTCTGTGCGGATGTCTTGGAAGCTATCCGTGGGCGCAACTGGGAAGTAACCCTGTTTGAAGCGTGGTTTGTATGCGAGGTTAGGACCTTCTTCTTTACCGGAGTTCCAAGCACCTTCTTGTGAGTCTACATAATAGTAGCCGGAATTGGCGGTTTGGTCAAATCGGGCATCATCAAAGATGAAAAATTCAGCTTCTGGACCAAAGAAAACAGTGTCACCAATGCCCGAAGAAACCACGTAGTCTACTGCTTTTTGGGCAATAACGCGGGGACAGCGATTGTAAGGTTCACCTGTACGCGGTTCTTGAATACTACAAACTATACTCAGTGTTGGCTCTGCCATGAACGGATCGATCCAGGCTGTGTTCGGGTCGAGAACCATTGCCATGTCTGATTCGTTGATCGCTTTCCAACCCCGAATGCTAGAACCGTCGAAAGGTACACCCTCAGTAAATGAACTCTCATCAATTTGGTTATGATACACCGTGAGGTGCTGCCAAGTTCCTGGCGTATCGATGAATTTCAGATCGATCATCTGAATGTTGTTGTCCTGAATCAATTTCAAGACTTCTTGTGGGGTTGTCATGGTTACTCCTTGTATGCCTATTTACTAAGGTAGAACTGAAATTTTCAATGCATTCTGACCCTGCTTGGTGAAACCAAATTGTGAGATACCTGGAATATCCTAGAGATAGGACATTAGGTAGTTTTGTAGCGTAAGCTACAAAAAACTATGATTAAAGTTTATATTCACCTTTGCTTAACCACTTTCACAAAACTTAACAGTTCATTTCAGAGGGTCAACTTTGACATAGAATCCTTTAAGTAGCCGATGGATTACTTTTTGTGCGGAGACTTTTGCCGTAGCACAAAAATTTATAGGCGCATAAAAGCAGCCAGATAAATATCAAACCATAAATAGGATTGATTGGAGAAAAAGGAATGCGGGATGCAGTAACAAGTTTAATTAAGAATTATGACGTAGCTGGACGGTATTTTGACCGGAATGCGATCGACAGCCTCAAGTCTTACTTTGAAAGTGGTACAGCACGAGTACAAGCAGCTGGGGCAATTAATTCTAATGCGGCATCAATTGTCAGACAGGCTGGTTCTGAGTTATTTGAAGAACAACCGGAGTTGATTCGCCCTGGTGGAAATGCTTACACGACTCGTCGCTATGCGGCTTGTCTGCGGGATATGGATTACTATTTGCGCTACGCTACTTATGCGCTAGTTGCTGGTAGTATGGATGTTCTAGATGAGCGGGTGCTGCAAGGGCTGCGGGAAACTTACAATTCTTTGGGTGTGCCTATTGGTCCGACGGTTCGCGGTATCCAGATTATGAAGGATATTATCAAGGAGCAAGTCGCGGCAGCTGGTGTTGCTAATACTGCTTTTGTGGATGAGCCTTTTGATTATATGACACGGGAATTGAGCGAGCAGGATATTTAGTTTTTATTCGAGGTTCGCCTCAGAAGATAAAATAAGGCGAGTTTCTTTTGGAGACTCGCTTTTTTAACGAACCGCCTTCGCAAAGCGTCTCCGAAGGAGAAGACGCCAAGGAAGCTAAGGAAAGAGTTATTCCGATCAGGAGTCTTTTTTCTTCCTTTGTGTCCTTGGCGTCTTGGCGGTTCGTTTTAGGTATTCTTTGAGTGGGAAGGGAGTAGTTGGTTAAGCAGCGATTGGATATGTTGTTGGTGGAGTTGAATTTGTGTGCTTCCCGCGCTTTGGCGCAACGGTTGATTCAAGCGGGGGAGGTGACTGTTAATCAACAGGTTGTGGATAAGGCGGGGACAGAGGTTGATGTCGCGGCGGATATTAAGATTAAGGAGCGATCGCGTTTTGTCTCTCGTGGCGGTGAGAAGTTGGCGAAGGCTTTAGAATTTTTTAATATTTCTGTGTCAGGACGGGTTTGTTTGGATGGCGGTATTTCGACGGGGGGCTTTACTGATTGTCTTTTGCAAGCTGGGGCAAAGCTAGTTTACGGGGTTGATGTGGGTTACGGTCAAGTTGATTGGCGTTTGCGAAATGATTCGCGGGTGGTTTTGCGGGAACGTACTAATTTACGACAATTGCGATCGCATGAGTTATATGGTGAGGCTCAAAAAGCTGATTTGGCGGTGGTGGATGTTTCGTTTATCTCTTTAACCAAGATTTTGCCTGCTTTGTGGGAGTTAACTCAATCTCACAGAGAAGCAATTTTACTGGTGAAGCCACAATTTGAGGTTGGGAAGTCCCGTGTGGGGAAAAAAGGCGTTGTTCGTGATTCTTGCGACCAAGCTGATGCAATTTTTCAGGTTTTGCAAGCTGCTCAAAATATAGGATGGAAGTACAAGGGTTTAACTTGGTCGCCGATCACTGGTCCTGCTGGGAATATTGAATATCTGTTGTGGCTGGATATGGAAAGCGAAACACCACCGCTCAATAAGATAGCTATTGGGCAAGTTACAAAGTCTGCTGTTGCCCAATTGAGGGGCTAGGGATTAAACGTCGTAGATTAAACACTCTACTGCTTCTGGATTGCTATCGCAGTAGTTTTCTAAAGAAGATTTGCCTTTTGTTTTTTGGTTTTTGTGAGATTTCTCTGCTTGCAATTCTTCGACGATATCCCAAGCTACAGCGCAGTTAGCAGAATTGCCACCGCTAATATCGCAGGTTTCACGGGCTTCTGTAATTGCGTCATAAATTGCTTCGTCTATAGTTTTGGTTTGATTCTTAACGGATTCAACAGCAGCCTGGACTACGTTTGAGATGTCAGCCATGATACTTACCTTTGTGGTGTGTTGGTTTATAAATCGACTGCGAGCTTCTGAATTATTTCAGGTGCTTAATTTCTAGTTTAGACATGCGTTACATAAAATGCCGGTAGGAAAACCGTCCATGCATTTCGGAAAGGGGAAGGGGGCAGGGGGAGGGGGACTTTCTTGACAGGGGGAAAGGGGGAAAGAACTATCCTTTACACTTTTGCTCGTTGTAGATGCTAGCAAAAAGCTTTATCTCAAAGTGGCTCTGTTGACAAGTTATTGTAAGATGTTGAAAAAATTTAACAAACTTGAGATAAATTGACAAAATCTAATTGGGTAGTTGGTAATTGGTAGTTGGTAATTGGTAGTTGGTAATTGGTAATTATTTTTATTCCCCCATTCCCCATTCCCCATTACCCATTCCCATTCCCCAATTCTTGCCGCAAGCGGTACAAAATTGTATTTTGGTCAACTTGGGATAAAATTTCTTGAATGACGGTGCTAGCGCCCAATTGACCCCATGTGCAGCCTTTTTTCAGATACTCTTGTGCGGCTTTACCGATCGCGTATGCGCCATAACCGGCGATACCAGCTTGAGCGATCGCACTTCCGGCGAAGGCTGTAATATTGGTGGGATTTTCACCACTGGCTAAGGCGGTGGCACTTTTGCCTAAGCCTAAAAGTAAGCTGCTTCCTAATTCTCCCAAAAGTAAACCACCAGAACTAAATAAAATTGTCTTAAGAAGTGAACCGGCTTCGTAACCGGTCATCGGTAAGCCGTATAATCTTGCTAAGGAGCGAATTAACGCTAAGTCGGCAACACTTCCGCCAACGACGTCTAAAAAGGCGATGGGATTTAAGCCGACTGCTAAAGCTTTGTATTTGGTAAACTGCCAAATCAGGTCTTCTGCTTGTTGTTCGCGTAAGTCGATGGTTTTTTGAGCGATCGCTGTTTCTGCATCTCTTGCTTGAATCAGTGCATTTAAGGCAAGAAGCGATCGCCCTTCGCGATTGAGAATATTTAAAATTGTCTGTTTGAGTTCCTCTACTTGAATTGGTGGCGTCTCCCATTCATAAGTTACACGTCCATCAGTCCACTCAACCCGCACTTCCATCGGTGCTGGTTCTGCTGCTACCATAACAATTTCATCTGGTAATAGCGGCTTTTGTTGGGGATGTCCTGCACCCAGTTGTTGCAAATTTTTGTAAATAGTGGCTCTATCTGTATCTGGATACAAATCTATTTTGTTAAATACTAAAATTAGGGGTTTTTGCGATCGCCGCAATTCTAGCAATGCTTGATACTCAGTCTGTGTAATATCACCAGATACGACAAACAAGATTAAATCAGCTTGCTGCGCTACGTCTCGCGCCATTTGCCCTCTGACTTCCCCTTGAATTTCATCTAATCCGGGGGTATCAATTAATTCTACCTGCACTTTTCCGCCAGGAGTCCACCGCACCGAACGAGGATACTGAGTTACGCCGTTAAGGGGACCTGTTTGCAGAATTTTTTGTCCCACTAAGGCATTCAAAACTGCTGACTTACCACGACTGACTAAACCAAAAGCGGCAATTCTAATTACGTTAGAGTCGAGCTTATTGAGAGTATTCGTCAATATCTCTAATTCTGGTTTGACAAAAGATGCTAATTCCAGGTTTGATTGCGGTTGTCCTGGCTTGCGAAGATATCCATACCAAGACAGCACTTGTCTGAGACTAGCACGAGCGCGGTTTAAATGAGTTTCTTGGAGATTAGGCACGTTCTTGCCTTTGTTATAACAAGCTACATATCTATTTTGATTCAATTGCATAACAAAACTCAGCAATGCCTAAAGACGCTACTGAGTTATTAATTATTTAATTATCCACAATCTGTGGTTAATTAGGCGTTTGAATTATGCCACGTCTATTAATATAAGTTAAATAAAATTACGCTTTTCTGATAGAGTTTAATTATCAGCCAGAAATAAAAATTCCTGGCTTAGATATTTATCGCCAAGTCCGGTTTCCGTCTTCGTCAGTTCTTGCTTGACGAATGACATCGGAAATTTCTTCCGCATCTTTTACGTGGTGAAGTGGTTTTTGTTCACCATCTGGTTCATCGACAACAAAGTAAGTCGGTACTGTGATATGCTCGCCTGTGATGTCTGGTGAATCTACAGCAACTTGTTTCGCTTTTTCTTCAACTGATTTTGACTCATCAACCACATCTCCGGGATTGAGTGTGGCGTTCTTTTCTTTAGGTGTTGGTTCTTCTCTGGATTCTATAGTTGGGCTTACTGGTTGCTTAATTTCTTTTTCTGATTGATTAGCCATAATCTTTAATTTTCCAGAATTCATCTACTAATATCACTTTATAGAATCAAAGCCGTGAAGAGTTCCTTCTCAAGAAAGACTTTGAGCATACGACTAAATGAGGAATTTCTTAGGTAAGTAGGGGGGGCAAATTGCAGTGTGGATATTCCTCCTGCAATATTGCCGTTGCGTTACGGCTTCGCAAGAGCGCACTCTACATAAATAATTACTTTTGAGGTTGAAATGGTGTATACTTACCGCCTAGAGCCTCAACAATGGTGCGGGTATTCGCTTCCATGATTTTGATGTAGGAATCGCCTTCACTTCCAGGGGCACCAATCGAATCAGAATAAAGTTGACGCGGTGCTAGTTTTACGCCGGCTTCTTGGGCAACTGTGGTAATTAAAGCTGGATTAATTGTTGTTTCGGCAAAAATTGCGGGAACGCCAATTTTTTTAACTGACTCTACCAAAAGTTGTACAATTTGAGCGCTGGGTTGTTCTTCGGTGCTGATATCAATTAATGTACCAGCGATCGCTATTCCATAACCGCGTCCATAATATTGAAATGCATCGTGGGTTGTTATCAATTTGCGTTTATCGGCTGGGATAGTTGCAATCTCTTGTTTTATCCAGCTATCCAACTGTTGTAATTCTTTACTTAGTTGCGTTGCGTTTTGGGTAAATTTCTCTTTATCTTCTGGCGATAACTCTATTAAAGCATCCTGAATCGCGTTTACCATAGCTCGTGCATTCTCTGCGTTACCCCAAACATGCGGATCTGGTACTATTTCACCTTGCAATCTGAAGGCGATCGCCACTTTATGTCAGATAATGGAAAACAGTCAAGATAAATGGATAAATTTGCAAGCAGCTAAAAGTCTAGAAGATGCTGTTCAAAATTTAGAACAATCTACACCGCTTCGATAATGCCACCACTAAGCTATATTATGAATCTTGTCTATTAGATATAGCTGATAGCTTGACGAAAATCGTAGAAAGCGAACATTTGCCGCAAGTTGTCATTGCGCTCAAAGAATATCTCAGCGAAAAGTTCTACAAAAACAGTTCTTATCGCTACGAGGCTGTATTTAACATTATCTGGCATTGTGCGGAAAATATGACTTATCCAGAGTTCTACAAAGCTTGGCACAGCTGATAGGAAACATCCTCATAAAGCCCACACCCTTCTAGGGTGCGGGCTATTCAACCCGAAAACTCTTCACTCATGCGCTGTTCTAAAAGCTCTAATAAAGTATCTACATCCTTACCAATTTGCTCAAAACAATTCGGTGGTGCGGGTTCGGGTGCAAACTGAATTAACTTAACTTCACCGCTACCAATACCAATCATGACAACTTCTACTTCCGGTTGATAATGCTCGATAATTCCTAATAGTTCTTGAAGCCTATTTTCCACTTTTTCATTTAGTTTCTCTACCTGTTCTTTCGGGCAATAAACAAAATGCGGCTTGGGTTGCAAATCAATGCCGATAGTACCCTTTTGGTCACTATTTTCTAACCATAACGCCCAAGATAACGCCGCCAATTCTAGCTGATTTGCTTTGACAAATTTATCCAACTGGCGACGCCACTTGGTATTTCCTGATTCCGACTGGGTACTACCAAACATCATAAGAATTTTAGATTTTGGATTTTGGATTTGAGATTGTAAACAAGCAAAATTTCGTGTATCATTAGTCCGCGTAGGCGGACTTTGTACGCACAACGCCGCACCCTTCTAGGGTGTCGGTGTCTTAGTGTCTGTGCCGAAACTCATCAGGACTTACGCAAAATGATCAAAAAACGAACCGCCAAGAAGCCAAGGAAGCCAAGGAATAAGAGTTTAAGAGAGTTTTTGCGTAAGTCCTACTCATTTTAAACCAGATTGTACACGCCAGAGACTTTCATAAATGCCATTTTTCTCTAGCAATTGTTCATGGGTTCCGGATTCTACTAATTTCCCATGTTCCATGACATAAATGCAATCGGCATTGCGGATGGTGGAAAGTCGATGAGCGATCGCTATCGTTGTTCGATTGACTGTAATTCGTTTGAGCGATCGCGCAATTGCGGCTTCTGTTTCATTATCCACCGCTGAGGTAGCTTCGTCTAAAATCAAAATCGGTGGATTCTTCAAAACTGCGCGAGCGATCGCTATTCGTTGTCTTTGTCCACCAGAAAGCTTTTGTCCGCGTTCTCCCACAATTGTCTCATAACCTTGGGGCAATCGCGTAATAAATTCGTGAGCTTCGGCAATTTTCGCTGCCGTGATTATTTCTTTTTCTGAAGCATCAAAGCTGCCATAACCAATATTCTCCGCTACAGTACCATGAAACAGAAATACATCTTGACTTACTAAGCCAATGCAGCGGCGTAAATCTCGCAAAGTCAAGTCTTGTAACTCTATACCATCAACGGTGATATTTCCGGATCGCACTTCGTAAAACCGTAACAAAAGTTTGACTAAAGTGCTTTTACCAGAACCAGTAGAACCAACAATTGCAATTGTTTTTCCTGCCGGAATATGTAATGATAAATTCTCAATTATCGGTTGCCTATCTTGATAAGCAAAACTGACATTTTTAAATTCTACATCGCCGCGTACCGTCTCAACAGGTAAAGGCACATTTCCTGGATGAATGGCGATTTGTGTTGCCAATAAATCCATGATACGATTTGTAGAAGCCATTGCTCGTTGATATAAATCAAAGGTATCTCCCAATCGAGTTAGGGGCCATAATAAAAGCTGAACTAGAAACACTAAAACGCTGTAAGTTCCTACAGACATTCTTCCAGCGACAGCTTCCATACCGCCAAAAATGAGCAATACTGTGAAAGCTGTTAAAATCAGCATCCGAATCAATGGGATAAAGGCAGCAGAGAGAGCGATCGCTTTTTTATTACTTTGACGGTAAGCTTGACTATCCGCTCTTAAACGTGCTTTTTCATAATCTTCAGCCGTAAAACTTTTAATCGTAGTTATACCGCTGATATTATTAGATAACCTTCCATTGAGTAAGCCTACCTTTTCTCGCACATCAGCATAGCGCGGTGCCAGCAATTTTTGGAAAGCAACCGAACCAAAAACGATAAATGGCATCGGTAATATTGCCATCCACGCCACGGTAGGAGCTAGAATAAAGAAAGCACCACCAATAACTACAATAGTTGTCAGAACTTGGATAATGTCATTTGCTCCTACATCCAAAAAGCGCTCTAATTGGTTAACATCATCACTGAGGATAGACATTAAACCCCCAGTACTGCGTTCTTCAAAAAAAGCCAATTCCAACTCTTGCAAATGGCTGTAAGCATCCAAACGCAAATTATGCTGAATATTCTGCGCCAAATTGCGCCATAGCAAGTTGTAAAAGTATTGAAAAACCGATTCTAAAATCCAAGTAACAGCAGTCAGGAATGCCAAAATCAAAAATTGCCCAAAGGTATCTTTTACTCCCAGTTGTGCAATAATAGAATCTTGCTTTTTTACGACCACATCCAAAGCAATACCAATTAAAGCTGGTGGTGCTAAGTCGAAAATTTTATTGAGAATAGAACAAACACTAGCTAACCAAATTTGTTGACGATATTCATGTCCATAATCAAGCAAGCGTTGGAAAGGATGTATTGAATTTCCACGCCTTGTTAACATCCCACGAGATTTTAATACAGTAGACACAGCCGTTTGCAGTTAAGTGAGCATTGATATTAGCACGTTAGAAAGGTTTGAGTCTTGACTCTTAGGTAGAGTTATGAAAATGGAAGACTTTCTGTAACTGATGATACTCTTGAGCTAGTATTCGTTAGTATTTTACTTATTTATCGGTATGAAGGAAGGAGAAAAAATTTGAAAAATCAGCAATTTGGGAATTGGCAAACGACAGTAGCCGGATTTGTAGCGGCAATAATTGTTATTATCAGCTTGAATGCTTTTATCATTATTAACCCAGGACAAGCAGCGGTAATTAGTATCTTGGGTAAAGCCAGAGATGGTGCATTATTAGAAGGTATCCACTTAAAGCCGCCTTTGATCTCAGTAATAGATGTGTATGATTTGACAGTCCAAAAATTTGAAGTGCCGGCAGAAAGTTCTACTAAGGATTTGCAAAATTTAACTGCGAGATTTGCGATCAACTTTCGGCTCGATCCCGTAAAGGTAGTAGAAGTAAGAAGAAAACAAGGAACTTTAGAGAATATCGTCTCAAAAATTATTGCTCCCCAGACACAAGAAGCCTTTAAAATAGCGGCTGCAAAAAGAACAGTAGAAGAAGCAATTACCAAAAGAACTGAGTTGAAAGAAGACTTTGATAATGCGTTAAGCGATCGCCTAGAGAAATATGGAATAATAGTATTAGATACAAGTGTAGTTGACTTAACCTTTTCGCCAGAATTTGCCAGAGCAGTTGAAGAAAAACAAATCGCGGAACAACGAGCGCAAAGAGCGGTCTACATAGCACGCGAAGCCGAACAAGAAGCGCAAGCAGAAGTGAATCGTGCCAAAGGTAAAGCCGAAGCTCAAAGACTCTTAGCAGAGACTCTCAAAGCTCAAGGAGGGCAATTGGTTCTACAAAAAGAAGCCATTGAAGCTTGGAAAACCGGTGGTGCCCAAATGCCTAAAGTCCTGGTTATGGGTGGAGATTCTAAGAGCAGCGTGCCTTTTCTCTTCAATATGGGCAATCTTGAAAATGAACCCTAATGTAGGGTAATGACCATCTAAAATTTAAAATGAGCGATCGTCAACTAAAATACAACCATAAACACCAAGGACATAATAAACATATTTATGTCAACACCCAATCACACGAATCTCACAGTCTCAGAAGCGAAAAAAATCCTGAATAAATTCAACTGTCTGGATATCGCACCTGTTGTCAAGCCATCAGAAAAAGTTTTAATCCGTCAGGCGTTACTTTTGTTAACCAGCCTTTCTGATTATCAAATTTTAGGAATTTGCGCTGATACAGAAGAAGAAGGAATGCTTGCCACGAGAACTTATTCCCAAGCTTTGGGTTATGAAGTACCGAGTAATTTACCCCCAATTGAAGGTCCAGTTTACGTCAAATTAAACGGCAAAAACGGCTTGTGTTATCTCGATTCCTACGCAGGACATCATCGAGGCGTATTGGTGTCTTGCCAATCTTACAAAGAAGGGGGAATCAACGAAATGTATGGACACTTGCCCCTGGATTTATTTGTATAAACTTCATCAAATGTAGGGTGGGCAATGCTCATCCTACTTACTAATAACTTTCGTACAGACGTTCCGGTGGAACGTCTCTACCTAACTTTTGTACAGACGCGATTTATCGCGTCTCTACAACTCTTAACAACTAACTACTATCCAATAACTCTTAACTTCTAACTCCTTTCGTACAGACGCGATTTATCGCGTCTCTACAACTCTTAACAACTAACTACTATCCAATAACCACTAACCAATTACATGAGTATTATTACATTACAATCAATCAATAAAGACTTTGGCATCAAAGAAATTTTAAAAGATGCCAGCTTTAGTCTTGATGCAACTGATAAAGTAGGTTTAATTGGCACTAACGGTTCTGGCAAATCAACATTATTAAAAATGATTGCCGGACTAGAAACGCTTGATAGCGGTCAAATTTTAGTTAATAATTCTAAAATTATCTATCTTCCCCAGCAACCAGACTTAGACGAAAATCGCACAGTTTTAGAGCAAGTTTTTGCTGACAGCGGTGAACAAATGGCTTTGGTGCGCGAGTATGAAGAACTTTCTGATAAAATAGCTCACAATCCAGAAGATAATCAGTTAATGTCGCGCTTGTCTGCGGTCATGCAAAAGATGGAAGCGACTGGTGCTTGGGAGTTAGAAACTAACGCGAAAATCATCCTGACAAAGTTAGGAATTTCCGACTTTAACGCGACTATCGGCACATTATCTGGAGGCTATCGCAAGCGCATTGCCTTAGCAACAGCTTTGCTTTCAGAACCGGATGTTTTACTGATGGATGAGCCGACAAACCATTTAGATGCTCTTTCTGTAGAATGGTTGCAAACGTACCTGCATCGTTTTCGCGGGGCACTTTTATTAATAACTCACGATCGCTACTTTTTAGATCGCGTTACCAATCGTATCATAGAAATTGACCGAGGCGACATTTACACATACGCAGGTAACTACTCATACTATTTAGAAAAGAAGGCTTTAGCAGAAGAATCTGCTGTTAGCAGTCAACGCAAACATCAAGGTGTATTGCGACGCGAATTAGAATGGTTAAAAAAAGGACCCAAGGCAAGAAGTACAAAGCAAAGAGCAAGAATTGATCGCATTCATGCGATGCAAGAAACTGAGTTTAAACAAGTTCAGGGTAAAGTTGATATTTCTACAGTTGGTCGTCGCATTGGCAAAAAAGTTATTGAACTAAATAATATATCCAAAGCATACAACGGACGCACCTTAATTAAAGATTTTACCTACAATTTTAGTCCAGAAGACCGCATCGGCATTATTGGTGGTAACGGTGCAGGTAAATCAACTTTAATGGATATTATCACCAAACGCATTGAGCCAGATTCCGGTAATGTAGAAATTGGTTCTACAATTCACATCGGCTATTTTGACCAACATTCAGAAGAATTGCTCACAGCATTAAACGAAAATCAGCGGGTAATTGACTATATCAAAGAAGAAGGAGAATTTGTCAAAATTTCTGATGGAACACAAATTACAGCTTCGCAAATGTTGGAGCGCTTTTTGTTTCCTGGAAACCAGCAATATTCACCAATTCATAAACTTTCTGGTGGGGAAAAACGACGCTTATTTTTGTTGCGTGTTCTCATGAGCGCACCTAACGTGTTGATTCTCGATGAACCGACAAACGATTTAGATGTGCAAACATTAGCAGTGTTAGAAGAATATTTAGAAGATTTTTCTGGTTGTGTAATTGTAGTTTCTCACGATCGCTACTTTTTAGACAGAACAATTGACAAAATTTTCGCTTTGGAAGAAGGGGGTAATTTACGCGAATATCCCGGTAATTACTCAATTTATCTCGACTATAAAAAAGCCGAGGAAGCCGCACTACAAGAAATTGCTCCTGCTAAAGAAAAGCCAAAGAGTGTAGATGCTGAACCGAAAAATACAGAAAATAAAAAGCGTCGCATATCAACTTGGGAAAAGCGAGAATTTGAGCAGTTAGAAGGTAAAATTGCTAAGTTAGAAGACGAGAAAGCACAAGTAGAAAAAGCGCTAACAAACGTTGCACCAGGGAATTATACTCAAGTGCAAAAATTGTACGATCAAGTGGAAGAACTCAAGCAAGCGATCGATGTAGCTACTGAACGTTGGATGGAATTAGCAGAGATGGAATAAAATAATTAAATTTGACCGACAAAAAAGGCTACACTACCTATTACTTGAATTGAGTAGTCGTGAAAATTTTCCTTCAAGATTGTTTTCAAGTCTTCAAGATTATCGTTGATATTACCAAATATTCCTTTATAGTTGTACAAGCTCGTCATTTTACGCGCAATTAAGTTATGCGGTACACCTTGTCCTAAGATGGTTGTACCGAATACTACACCCCCATCATTAAGGAAAGGTTTCAGATTTTTAAAGACAACACCTTTGCTCAACATATTACCAGGAAGGCAATGCAATAAGTAATTGAGTCCAATTGAGTCAAAGCCTGTTAATTCTAACTTCAAAGGTTCCAACACATTAGCGATGAAAGTTGTCGGATTGTATCGACGTATCCGTTTAGCCGTAACTTCCAGGGTATTAGGATTTAAATCTAATAAGCAAATGATAGGGTGACTAGATGGAAATTGACATTTATCCAGAAAGTACCCAGTACCAACACCCACATCTATATGTTTATTTGAGATGTGCTGATTGTAAAAATCGAGGATTAATCGAGTAGGACACTTCCAAGCAAATGT includes:
- the glnA gene encoding type I glutamate--ammonia ligase, whose translation is MTTPQEVLKLIQDNNIQMIDLKFIDTPGTWQHLTVYHNQIDESSFTEGVPFDGSSIRGWKAINESDMAMVLDPNTAWIDPFMAEPTLSIVCSIQEPRTGEPYNRCPRVIAQKAVDYVVSSGIGDTVFFGPEAEFFIFDDARFDQTANSGYYYVDSQEGAWNSGKEEGPNLAYKPRFKQGYFPVAPTDSFQDIRTEMLLTMAKCGVPIEKQHHEVATGGQCELGFRFGKLIEAADWLMTYKYVIKNVAKKYGKTVTFMPKPIFGDNGSGMHCHQSIWKDGQPLFAGDKYAGLSEMALHYIGGILRHAPALLAITNPTTNSYKRLVPGYEAPVNLAYSQGNRSASVRIPLAGNNPKAKRLEFRCPDATSNPYLAFAAMLCAGLDGIKNKIDPGEPLDKNIYELSPEELAKVPSTPGSLELALEALENDHAFLTEPGVFTEDFIQTWISYKLDNEVNPMRLRPHPYEFALYYDC
- the apcB gene encoding allophycocyanin subunit beta, encoding MRDAVTSLIKNYDVAGRYFDRNAIDSLKSYFESGTARVQAAGAINSNAASIVRQAGSELFEEQPELIRPGGNAYTTRRYAACLRDMDYYLRYATYALVAGSMDVLDERVLQGLRETYNSLGVPIGPTVRGIQIMKDIIKEQVAAAGVANTAFVDEPFDYMTRELSEQDI
- a CDS encoding TlyA family RNA methyltransferase, with product MVKQRLDMLLVELNLCASRALAQRLIQAGEVTVNQQVVDKAGTEVDVAADIKIKERSRFVSRGGEKLAKALEFFNISVSGRVCLDGGISTGGFTDCLLQAGAKLVYGVDVGYGQVDWRLRNDSRVVLRERTNLRQLRSHELYGEAQKADLAVVDVSFISLTKILPALWELTQSHREAILLVKPQFEVGKSRVGKKGVVRDSCDQADAIFQVLQAAQNIGWKYKGLTWSPITGPAGNIEYLLWLDMESETPPLNKIAIGQVTKSAVAQLRG
- a CDS encoding Calvin cycle protein CP12, which translates into the protein MADISNVVQAAVESVKNQTKTIDEAIYDAITEARETCDISGGNSANCAVAWDIVEELQAEKSHKNQKTKGKSSLENYCDSNPEAVECLIYDV
- a CDS encoding GTP-binding protein, whose amino-acid sequence is MQLNQNRYVACYNKGKNVPNLQETHLNRARASLRQVLSWYGYLRKPGQPQSNLELASFVKPELEILTNTLNKLDSNVIRIAAFGLVSRGKSAVLNALVGQKILQTGPLNGVTQYPRSVRWTPGGKVQVELIDTPGLDEIQGEVRGQMARDVAQQADLILFVVSGDITQTEYQALLELRRSQKPLILVFNKIDLYPDTDRATIYKNLQQLGAGHPQQKPLLPDEIVMVAAEPAPMEVRVEWTDGRVTYEWETPPIQVEELKQTILNILNREGRSLLALNALIQARDAETAIAQKTIDLREQQAEDLIWQFTKYKALAVGLNPIAFLDVVGGSVADLALIRSLARLYGLPMTGYEAGSLLKTILFSSGGLLLGELGSSLLLGLGKSATALASGENPTNITAFAGSAIAQAGIAGYGAYAIGKAAQEYLKKGCTWGQLGASTVIQEILSQVDQNTILYRLRQELGNGNG
- the ccmS gene encoding beta-carboxysome assembly chaperone CcmS yields the protein MMFGSTQSESGNTKWRRQLDKFVKANQLELAALSWALWLENSDQKGTIGIDLQPKPHFVYCPKEQVEKLNEKVENRLQELLGIIEHYQPEVEVVMIGIGSGEVKLIQFAPEPAPPNCFEQIGKDVDTLLELLEQRMSEEFSG